DNA sequence from the Candidatus Fermentibacter sp. genome:
CTGGAGAGGAAGGCGACGACCCTCTCCCTCGCCCCGGGCCCTATGCCGCTGCAGACCCGCCAGAAGTCGCGGATCGAGGCCACGTAGTTGCGGCCCGGCATGACCCGCTCGTAGCTGTGCGCGAGCAGCGGATCGGTCGTGATCCCCCTTTTCTCGAAGATCTTCTTCATGATGGGATAGGCGACCTGCTCGGTCGTGCCCGGGGGCACCGTGGTCTCTATGAGGACCAGCGCATCCGGGCGGATGTGCTGCGCGATCACGGCCAGGGATTCCTCGAGGGCCGCCATGTCCGCGGCGCCCTCGCGGCAGTTGCCGAGCCTCTCCTTGAGATAGTCGCACTGGACGTCGACCACGACGGTGTCCACCAGGCTGAGGGCCTCCTCGGTATAGGTGGCCACGAGCGTCTTCCTGTCGAGGACGCAGCGCCGGATCATGGGGGCGACCTCGGGATCCTCGGCCGTGACCGGCGACACGCCCCTGTTCATCAGGGGGGTCTTCCAGTAGCTGCGGGTGCTCGGCCTCTGCATCCCGATGACGAACTTGCCCGGGGTTCCGTCCGGCCGGGTGGAGTCCGCCACCACCGCAGCCATCACCGCTCCGACGAAACCGAGCCCCACGACCGATACGATCTCCCTGCCCTTCGCGCGGTTCTCGTCCACGAGCTTCGAGAGCCTCTCGAATTCGGCCGCATAGTCATCCCGGGAGGGGAGCTGGAACTTCTCGCCCTCCGGACTGATCGAGTACCTGGTCTCCGTCATCCCTGTCCTCCGAATCGCTGCTGGTCGGGGCCTCGACAAGACCACTGATCATACGGCGGAGCCGCCCGGGAGGGGAGCGGTCAGAAGGCCGCCCGGGCCGCGGTCGACAGCCCGAGGATGGCGAGGAGCACGAGCACGGCCCTGCGGAAGGCGTCCTGCGGAATCCGGCCGGAGAGCGCGCTGCCGAGGATGGCGCCGGCGGCGGCTGCCGGGAGCAGCTCTGCGGTCGCGGCCAGGACCGCTCCGTCCAGCAGGCCGGCCGATGCCAGCATGGGGACGGTCAGCAGGTTGAGCCCGAGGAAGTAGAAGGCGAGGCCGGCCCTGAACTCGTCCCTGCCGGCGCCCCGCTCGGTGAGAAGGATGATCACCGGCGGGCCGCTGAAGGTCATCAGCCCGTTCATCACCCCGCTCAGGAGGCCTGCCGGCACGACCGCGGCGCGGCTCCTCGAGAGCCCGGCCCTGAATCCGGCGAGGTAGGCGCCCGCGATCACGGCAACCGTCAGGCCTACTCCGATTGCGAGGGGCTCCTCGGGGACGGATCCGAGGAGCAGCACTCCCGGGACGGTGCCGGCCGCTCCTGCCGCCAGCAGGACGGGGAACCCGGCGGGCAGCGTGCGCGACCTCGCGGAGATGAGGACTATCGAGTTGATCGCGAGGCCGAACAGGGTGAGCATCGGCACGGCACGGCCGGCCGGCATGGCCAGAGTGAGGAGGGGCAGAGAGACCAGCGAGAAGGCGAATCCGGAAGCCCCCTGGACGAGAGCGCCCAGGAACAGCGCCAGGGATGCGAGAGCATAGGTGCCGGCCTGGATGATCGACCTCCGTGGAACCGTATCGAGCCTCATCGTGCAGGAGGGTCCGCTACTTCTTAGTATATGGCATCGCGGCGCCCGGCCGCGCCAAGTCGGACCTCGCAGGGGGGTGCGGGATGCTGGGATTCCCACGGGGGCTCTACTCCGATGTCCGGATCGAGGAGGTCTGGTCCACGACCGCCGGCCTCGTCCTGGGCAGGCTCGAACAGTACGTCTCGAGGCACTACAGGGCGGCCTTCATCAGGGTCTGGGACGGCGTACGCTGGTACTACGCCTCCACCTCCTCCGTCGATTCGATCCAGTCCGAGCTCGATTCCCTGGCCTCGATGGCCTCGAGGCAGGACGGGATCACGGACGATCCGGTGGTCCGGAGGTTCCGGGGGAACAAGGGGAAGACCCTCCTCTTCGAATCGGACCATGTCTCGGATGTGCCGTCCCGCGACAAGCTCGACAGGCTCAGGGCCTCGGCGGAACCGATGGAA
Encoded proteins:
- a CDS encoding sulfite exporter TauE/SafE family protein, whose protein sequence is MRLDTVPRRSIIQAGTYALASLALFLGALVQGASGFAFSLVSLPLLTLAMPAGRAVPMLTLFGLAINSIVLISARSRTLPAGFPVLLAAGAAGTVPGVLLLGSVPEEPLAIGVGLTVAVIAGAYLAGFRAGLSRSRAAVVPAGLLSGVMNGLMTFSGPPVIILLTERGAGRDEFRAGLAFYFLGLNLLTVPMLASAGLLDGAVLAATAELLPAAAAGAILGSALSGRIPQDAFRRAVLVLLAILGLSTAARAAF